The following are from one region of the Thermococcus sp. M39 genome:
- a CDS encoding RNA-guided endonuclease TnpB family protein: KMAKTALQEILNTEKFTKFERKQLRDTLLENWNYAAHYVDSAINQMLGLVKSYKRKLKKGKKAREPKLKKKFVYVKSTLFRLKSTTLEITIIPREYYLVIDLAEYHYLHPLLEEVKEGKVKLGGLFLFPDKLVLNFVKTVEYFEPRDWMSVDINLTNVTVLAGLTVYRFDTRELYHIHRVYEVKRQKIQKISAWNRRLSTELLERYSGRERNRARDFLHKLSNKIVEIAREKQVGIILEDLNGIKERVLNGSKSLNRKLSKWNARELQRLIEYKTKWFGVPVVYINPKNSSRVCPVCGGRLIPQEGRLMKCLKCGLVEDRDFIAVLNLRMWGSGVTPKGLEVSRALTPNEGPMKTNPYGIIAIEKQRIGMKFYETTLTSP; encoded by the coding sequence ACAAAATGGCAAAAACTGCACTCCAAGAAATCCTCAATACCGAAAAATTCACGAAGTTTGAGAGGAAACAACTCCGAGACACGCTTTTAGAGAACTGGAATTATGCTGCCCACTACGTTGACTCCGCAATAAACCAGATGCTCGGTCTCGTGAAATCATACAAGCGAAAACTCAAGAAAGGAAAGAAAGCTCGGGAACCAAAGCTGAAGAAGAAATTCGTTTACGTGAAGTCCACACTCTTCAGGTTAAAAAGTACAACCCTCGAAATCACAATAATTCCGAGAGAATACTACCTTGTAATTGACCTTGCAGAGTACCACTACTTGCATCCCCTCCTTGAGGAAGTAAAAGAGGGAAAAGTGAAGCTTGGTGGATTATTCTTGTTTCCTGATAAGCTCGTCCTCAACTTTGTAAAAACCGTAGAATACTTCGAGCCGAGAGACTGGATGAGTGTGGATATAAACTTGACGAACGTTACTGTTCTTGCGGGATTGACTGTGTATAGGTTTGACACTCGTGAATTATACCACATTCATCGTGTTTACGAGGTGAAACGGCAGAAAATCCAGAAGATTTCAGCATGGAATAGAAGATTGAGCACAGAGCTACTGGAAAGGTACTCCGGAAGGGAGAGAAACCGAGCAAGAGATTTCTTGCACAAGTTATCTAATAAAATTGTTGAAATTGCTAGGGAAAAACAGGTGGGTATAATTCTTGAGGACTTGAATGGTATAAAGGAGAGGGTTTTGAACGGTTCAAAGAGTTTGAACAGGAAGCTCTCCAAGTGGAATGCTCGTGAATTGCAAAGGCTAATCGAGTACAAGACCAAATGGTTTGGGGTTCCAGTTGTTTACATTAATCCGAAGAATTCTTCTCGTGTTTGTCCCGTATGCGGGGGTCGGTTAATACCCCAAGAGGGGCGCCTGATGAAGTGTCTAAAATGTGGTTTGGTCGAGGATAGGGATTTTATTGCTGTGTTGAACCTTCGGATGTGGGGCTCAGGGGTTACCCCGAAAGGGTTGGAGGTTTCGAGGGCTTTAACGCCCAATGAAGGGCCAATGAAGACCAATCCCTACGGGATTATTGCAATAGAAAAACAAAGAATTGGGATGAAATTCTATGAAACTACACTAACTTCCCCGTAG